The following are encoded in a window of Ruminiclostridium herbifermentans genomic DNA:
- a CDS encoding alpha/beta hydrolase, which yields MRHEVIKIQVDGSQPDTKLYTYILDNFAEIQQDRVRPIVVICPGGGYAMTSDREAEALAVRIMAMGYHAAILRYSCAPSVYPTALKELAIVVSLLRKNAEIWHIDKDKIIIQGSSAGGHLAASYGVFWKEAFLSEAVNERTENLKPNGLILSYPVITSGQFAHRGSFQNLLGERYDELVDKMSLEKQVNEDTPKSFIWHTFPDDCVPVENSLLFVMALREKNIPTEFHMYPVGGHGLGLANEETACPNGYGIQKECQSWISLLEVWMENL from the coding sequence ATGAGACATGAAGTAATAAAGATTCAGGTAGATGGCTCACAGCCAGATACAAAGTTATATACGTATATACTGGATAATTTTGCAGAAATACAGCAAGACAGGGTTAGACCAATTGTGGTTATTTGCCCAGGCGGAGGATATGCAATGACATCAGACCGAGAAGCGGAGGCTCTAGCTGTTAGAATTATGGCAATGGGTTATCATGCTGCAATTCTTAGATATTCATGTGCACCTTCAGTATATCCCACTGCATTGAAGGAATTAGCTATAGTGGTTTCACTCTTAAGAAAAAATGCAGAAATTTGGCATATTGATAAGGATAAAATTATTATTCAAGGCTCTTCAGCAGGAGGTCATTTGGCTGCTAGTTACGGAGTATTTTGGAAAGAGGCCTTTTTGTCAGAAGCGGTAAATGAAAGGACAGAGAATTTAAAGCCAAATGGCTTAATACTAAGTTATCCTGTTATTACTTCTGGTCAATTTGCTCATAGAGGCTCTTTTCAAAATTTACTTGGAGAACGTTATGATGAACTTGTAGACAAAATGTCACTAGAAAAGCAAGTGAATGAAGATACTCCAAAATCATTTATATGGCATACATTTCCTGATGACTGTGTACCAGTTGAAAATTCACTTCTTTTTGTAATGGCGTTAAGAGAAAAAAATATACCCACGGAGTTTCATATGTATCCAGTAGGTGGACATGGTTTGGGACTTGCTAATGAAGAAACCGCCTGCCCTAATGGGTATGGAATTCAGAAAGAATGTCAAAGCTGGATATCACTGCTTGAGGTCTGGATGGAAAACTTGTAG
- a CDS encoding alpha-L-fucosidase: MYKYLKIIDDVIEKGYYKDDWVSLMDFEVPAWFKKAKFGIFIHWGIYSVPEYSNEWYSRNMYTEGMPAFQHHIETYGRQADFGYKDFIPMFTAKKFNPKEWARLLKESGAKYVFPVAEHHDGFQMYKSSISHFNSYEMGPKRDVLGELKEALEQEGLVFCTSSHRAEHWFFMGNGKKFDSDVKEPLKRGDFYWPAMPEPDFQDLLSEPYPNEEFLQDWLVRTCEIIDEYKPKILYFDWWIQHVAFEPYLRKLVAYYYNRGLEWGEKVAVCYKHDALMFGSGIVELERGKFANPKPFYWQTDTAVARNSWCYTDSLDYKTSVEIICDLIDVVSKNGNMLLNIGPRADGSIPKTDAQILKEIGEWLKVNGEAIYNTKVWRKSSEGPTKEIEGQFSDNEAKKYTREDIRFTVSGKCIYAAVLNYPEDGKVIIKSLAESVNQNIPEFHGIINSVSILGFDEKPIWKRNTQGLSIETKTVKSDYPVVFKIQIK; the protein is encoded by the coding sequence ATGTACAAGTATTTAAAAATAATAGACGATGTTATTGAAAAGGGATACTATAAGGACGATTGGGTGTCTCTGATGGATTTTGAGGTGCCAGCATGGTTTAAAAAAGCTAAGTTTGGTATATTTATTCATTGGGGAATTTACAGTGTACCTGAGTATTCTAATGAGTGGTATTCTAGAAATATGTACACCGAAGGTATGCCAGCTTTTCAACATCATATTGAAACCTATGGCAGACAAGCAGATTTCGGATACAAAGATTTTATACCGATGTTTACTGCAAAAAAGTTTAATCCTAAGGAATGGGCAAGATTATTAAAGGAGTCAGGAGCAAAGTATGTGTTCCCAGTAGCTGAGCATCACGATGGGTTTCAGATGTATAAAAGTTCAATTTCTCACTTTAATTCATACGAAATGGGACCAAAGAGGGATGTGCTGGGAGAACTTAAAGAAGCTTTAGAGCAGGAAGGACTTGTTTTCTGTACATCGTCCCATCGTGCAGAGCATTGGTTTTTTATGGGCAATGGAAAAAAATTTGACAGTGATGTTAAAGAACCCTTAAAGCGAGGGGATTTTTATTGGCCTGCAATGCCAGAACCTGATTTTCAAGATTTGCTTAGTGAACCGTATCCCAATGAAGAATTTCTGCAGGACTGGTTAGTTCGAACTTGTGAAATAATTGATGAATACAAACCAAAAATTTTATATTTTGATTGGTGGATTCAGCACGTAGCATTTGAACCCTACCTTCGAAAACTGGTAGCTTATTATTACAACAGGGGACTTGAGTGGGGAGAAAAGGTTGCGGTATGTTACAAGCATGATGCATTGATGTTTGGAAGTGGTATTGTAGAGTTAGAACGTGGCAAGTTTGCCAATCCCAAGCCTTTTTACTGGCAAACAGATACTGCGGTAGCCAGGAATTCTTGGTGCTACACCGATTCCTTGGATTACAAAACTTCTGTTGAAATTATATGTGATTTGATTGATGTAGTAAGTAAAAATGGAAATATGCTGCTTAATATAGGTCCTAGAGCAGATGGCTCAATTCCAAAGACTGATGCACAAATACTAAAGGAAATCGGGGAATGGCTGAAAGTAAATGGTGAAGCAATTTATAATACTAAGGTATGGCGAAAATCTTCAGAAGGTCCTACAAAGGAAATTGAAGGACAATTCAGCGATAATGAAGCTAAGAAATATACAAGAGAAGATATTCGCTTTACTGTATCGGGAAAATGTATATATGCTGCAGTATTAAATTATCCCGAGGATGGTAAGGTAATTATTAAGTCGCTGGCAGAATCCGTCAATCAGAATATACCTGAATTTCA